The following coding sequences are from one Asterias amurensis chromosome 8, ASM3211899v1 window:
- the LOC139940919 gene encoding LOW QUALITY PROTEIN: complement component C1q receptor-like (The sequence of the model RefSeq protein was modified relative to this genomic sequence to represent the inferred CDS: inserted 1 base in 1 codon; deleted 1 base in 1 codon) has protein sequence MAVSGCGGCELVILFVIITAFGQTCGQQHSYRSLDGYCGPGRDWRSWGNSCYRFTDQKEVYRDAEKRCKNLGGEIAAPRSAEENQWFVELAGNTEYLWIACTSKDGEQWLCNGQSQNFTNWFRGVQNDQQRCASLCVTRGKPNMCALGKWLPGKCDAPANHFPSVCTIRPSSQPKYCFPIGANGQLLHESLVNHNITELPMPTVVGCGRACADEPQCRSFNIMRDGQTLLCKLNNATRSDEPGDFHQNTDYFSIYSDNIWIEHXAITFSCRTIKKSSTGMVLSKPLTGKYTFGFWNCNSCFNPMKV, from the exons atggcCGTGTCCGGTTGCGGCGGTTGTGAGTTGGTGATCTTGTTTGTCATTATCACGGCGTTTGGACAGACTTGCGGACAGCAACACTCCTATCGGTCCCTCGACGGGTACTGCGGTCCGGGTCGCGACTGGCGGAGCTGGGGCAATTCCTGCTATCGCTTCACCGACCAGAAGGAAGTATACCGTGATGCCGAGAAAAGATGCAAGAACCTGGGAGGTGAAATCGCAGCTCCTCGCTCAGCCGAAGAAAATCAATGGTTTGTCGAGTTGGCAGGGAACACTGAATACTTGTGGATTGCCTGCACCAGTAAAGACGGGGAACAATGGTTGTGCAATGGTCAGAGTCAAAACTTCACTAACTGGTTTAGAGGGGTACAAAACGATCAACAGCGCTGTGCGTCTTTGTGTGTAACCCGAGGAAAGCCTAATATGTGCGCACTGGGTAAATGGTTGCCTGGAAAATGTGATGCCCCTGCTAATCATTTTCCTTCGGTCTGCACTATTCGCCCGAGCAGTCAGCCTAAGTACTGTTTCCCCATTGGCGCGAATGGTCAGCTCTTACATGAGTCTCTGGTCAACCACAACATCACGGAGCTGCCCATGCCTACCGTCGTCGGTTGCGGCAGGGCTTGCGCCGACGAGCCCCAGTGTCGCTCCTTCAACATCATGCGGGACGGTCAGACGCTGCTTTGCAAACTGAACAACGCCACCCGTAGTGATGAGCCTGGTGACTTTCATCAAAACACTGACTATTTCTCAATTTATTCTGATAACATTTGGATTGAAC TCGCCATAACATTCTCCTGTAGGACTATTAAGAAGTCGTCGACTGGAATGGTTTTAAGTAAACCTTTAAcgggc aagtatacctttggtttttggaactgtaaTAGTTGTTTTAATCCAATGAAAGTGTAG
- the LOC139940900 gene encoding attractin-like protein 1 yields MVVSGCGGCELVILAVIITAFGQACDQHSCPSIDTYCGPGWQKWGNSCYRPINQSVVYSDAEKICMSLGGKIAAPRSAEETKWFVELAGNITEFWIACVKDGEQWLCNGQSQNFTNWFRGIHNDQQRCASLCVTRGEPTCALGKWLPITCDADANHFPAICIIRPNSQPKYCFPTGTNGQLLHESLVNHIITELPTPTVVGCGRACANEPQCRSFNIMRDGQTLLCQLNNATRCDEPGDFRQNTEHFSLYSDDIWVEHSP; encoded by the coding sequence atggtCGTGTCCGGTTGCGGCGGTTGTGAGTTGGTGATCTTGGCTGTCATTATCACGGCGTTTGGACAGGCTTGTGACCAGCACTCCTGCCCGTCCATTGATACGTACTGCGGTCCCGGGTGGCAGAAATGGGGGAATTCATGCTACCGCCCCATCAACCAGAGTGTAGTATACAGCGATGCCGAGAAAATATGCATGAGCCTGGGAGGTAAAATTGCAGCTCCTCGCTCAGCCGAAGAAACTAAATGGTTCGTCGAGTTGGCagggaacattacagagttttgGATTGCTTGCGTCAAGGACGGGGAACAATGGTTGTGCAATGGTCAGAGTCAAAACTTCACTAACTGGTTTAGAGGGATACACAACGATCAACAGCGCTGTGCGTCTTTGTGTGTAACCCGAGGAGAGCCTACCTGCGCACTGGGTAAATGGTTACCTATAACATGTGATGCCGATGCTAATCATTTTCCAGCGATCTGCATCATTCGCCCGAACAGTCAGCCTAAGTACTGTTTCCCTACCGGCACGAATGGTCAGCTCTTACATGAGTCTCTGGTCAACCACATCATCACGGAGCTGCCCACGCCTACCGTCGTCGGTTGCGGCAGGGCTTGCGCCAACGAGCCCCAGTGTCGCTCCTTCAACATCATGCGGGACGGTCAGACGCTGCTTTGCCAACTGAACAACGCCACCCGATGTGATGAGCCTGGTGACTTTCGTCAAAACACTGAACATTTCTCCCTTTATTCTGATGACATTTGGGTTGAACATTCGCCATAA
- the LOC139940838 gene encoding endosialin-like, whose translation MAVSGCGGCELVILFVIIAAFGQTCGQQHSYRSLDGYCGPGRDWRSWGNSCYRLTDQNVVYREAKKRCKSLGGEIAAPRSAEETRWFVKLAGDIVDLWIACTSEDGEQWFCNGQSQKFTNWFRGVHNDQQRCASLCVTRGDPDGCALGKWLPVTCDAPANHFPAVCIIRPSSQPKYCFPTGTNGQLLHESLVNHTIRELPMPTVVGCGRACANEPKCRSFNIMRDGQTLLCQLNNATRSDEPADFYQNTDYFSIYSDDIWFEHSYNILP comes from the coding sequence atggcCGTGTCCGGTTGCGGCGGTTGTGAGTTGGTGATCTTGTTTGTCATTATCGCGGCGTTTGGACAGACTTGCGGACAGCAACACTCCTATCGGTCCCTCGACGGGTACTGCGGTCCGGGTCGCGACTGGCGGAGCTGGGGCAATTCCTGCTACCGCCTCACCGACCAGAATGTAGTATACCGTGAGGCCAAGAAAAGATGCAAGAGCCTGGGAGGTGAAATCGCAGCTCCTCGCTCAGCCGAAGAAACACGATGGTTCGTCAAGTTGGCCGGGGACATTGTAGACTTGTGGATTGCCTGCACCAGTGAAGACGGGGAACAATGGTTTTGCAATGGTCAGAGTCAAAAGTTCACTAACTGGTTTAGAGGGGTACACAACGATCAACAGCGCTGTGCGTCTTTGTGTGTAACCCGAGGAGATCCTGATGGCTGCGCACTGGGTAAATGGTTGCCTGTAACATGTGATGCCCCTGCTAATCATTTTCCAGCGGTCTGCATTATTCGCCCGAGCAGTCAGCCTAAGTACTGTTTCCCCACCGGCACGAATGGTCAGCTCTTACATGAGTCTCTGGTCAACCACACCATCAGGGAGCTGCCCATGCCTACCGTCGTCGGTTGCGGCAGGGCTTGCGCCAACGAGCCCAAGTGTCGCTCCTTCAACATCATGCGGGACGGTCAGACGCTGCTTTGCCAACTGAACAACGCCACCCGTAGTGATGAGCCTGCTGATTTTTATCAAAACACTGACTATTTCTCAATTTATTCTGATGACATTTGGTTTGAACATTCGTATAACATTCTCCCGTAG